In Maridesulfovibrio sp., a single genomic region encodes these proteins:
- a CDS encoding TetR/AcrR family transcriptional regulator, protein MNTKTIATQQQPLRMLILDAARKLFAEHGYAQVSMRKLATTIGYSPTTIYHHFKDKKELFLCLTEETYRDFLQHINKIISLTTSPRDALKQILHTLVDMGLQNPNAYRVGFMMESDLWKDQNDHFQHNPLGRTMYDRISTCVRKCMPDNAREEDIIVATHSVLAATHGLTSLLITYPSFEWGPQDKLKKQVIDSAVDAIGRLPY, encoded by the coding sequence ATGAATACCAAAACAATAGCAACACAGCAGCAACCTTTGCGCATGCTGATACTGGATGCAGCCCGCAAGCTTTTTGCCGAGCACGGCTACGCTCAGGTTTCAATGCGTAAACTGGCGACAACCATCGGATATTCGCCGACTACCATCTACCACCACTTCAAAGACAAAAAAGAATTATTTCTATGCCTGACCGAGGAGACCTACCGGGATTTCCTTCAGCATATCAATAAAATAATATCTCTCACAACTTCTCCCAGAGACGCACTCAAACAGATTCTGCACACCCTTGTGGACATGGGACTGCAAAACCCGAACGCTTACCGAGTCGGTTTCATGATGGAAAGCGACCTGTGGAAAGACCAGAATGATCATTTCCAGCACAATCCGCTGGGTAGAACTATGTATGACCGCATCAGTACCTGCGTCCGCAAATGCATGCCGGACAACGCCCGGGAAGAAGACATCATCGTGGCAACACATTCCGTGCTGGCCGCAACGCACGGGCTGACCTCGCTCCTGATAACATATCCGTCTTTCGAGTGGGGACCGCAGGATAAACTGAAAAAACAGGTTATAGATTCCGCAGTTGACGCCATCGGCAGACTGCCATACTAA
- the infC gene encoding translation initiation factor IF-3 — protein sequence MAFQRDGRRPQRDDGARRNERIRVPQVRVIDDEGNQLGVIPTKQALELAQDRGLDLVEVAEKADPPVCKIMDYGKFKYQQQKRKQEAKKKQTVIQIKEVKFRPKTDEHDYLTKLKHIRRFLEGGDRCKVTIFFRGREIVHKDRGLAVLERVKEDTQDISKMEQAPRSEGRTMNMMLAPVKK from the coding sequence ATAGCTTTTCAGAGAGACGGTAGGCGTCCCCAACGGGATGACGGTGCCCGCCGAAACGAGCGCATTCGAGTTCCTCAGGTCAGGGTTATTGACGATGAGGGTAACCAGTTGGGAGTTATTCCGACTAAGCAAGCCCTTGAATTAGCACAGGACCGAGGTCTTGATCTGGTAGAGGTTGCAGAAAAGGCAGATCCGCCTGTTTGCAAGATAATGGACTATGGCAAGTTCAAGTATCAGCAGCAGAAGCGCAAGCAGGAAGCCAAAAAGAAACAGACTGTAATTCAGATCAAGGAAGTCAAGTTTCGACCCAAGACAGACGAGCACGATTACCTGACTAAGCTCAAGCACATCCGCCGGTTCCTGGAAGGCGGTGACAGGTGCAAGGTCACGATTTTTTTCAGGGGCCGTGAAATTGTCCACAAGGACAGAGGCCTGGCAGTTCTGGAACGGGTCAAAGAGGATACTCAGGATATCTCCAAAATGGAGCAGGCCCCCAGGTCTGAAGGCCGCACCATGAACATGATGCTGGCCCCTGTGAAAAAATAA
- a CDS encoding acyl-ACP thioesterase domain-containing protein — protein sequence MSGNSFLIENRVPAYETGPDDRMHCHWLMCRLQEAATAHADSLGFGIADMAARNSFWVLTSLRIEVEELPLREKKFALETWSRGAKKLRAFRDFCGCDASGREIIRASSEWMVLDSATRKPVLVDKALNLKAQDKTVFPDAMKRLRPGTPEREIRTLKVGYSSLDANGHVNNTEYLRWSLDSLRPLGFDQNKVKSIRIAFLSEVFEGNVIKLMDCESRDGGFELLGINETEDRAAFALQIK from the coding sequence ATGTCAGGAAACTCGTTTCTGATTGAGAACAGGGTCCCGGCATACGAAACAGGCCCTGATGACCGCATGCACTGCCACTGGCTGATGTGTCGTCTTCAGGAAGCCGCGACAGCCCACGCGGACAGTCTGGGATTCGGCATTGCGGACATGGCGGCCAGAAACAGCTTCTGGGTACTGACTTCACTGCGCATAGAAGTTGAAGAACTCCCTTTGCGTGAAAAGAAATTCGCACTGGAAACATGGTCCCGCGGGGCTAAAAAACTCCGTGCCTTCCGCGATTTCTGCGGCTGTGACGCATCAGGCAGGGAGATAATCCGCGCCTCATCAGAATGGATGGTTCTGGACTCAGCAACACGAAAACCGGTGCTGGTAGACAAAGCACTTAACCTTAAGGCGCAGGACAAAACGGTTTTTCCAGATGCAATGAAAAGGTTGAGGCCGGGAACTCCGGAAAGGGAAATAAGAACCCTGAAAGTGGGCTACAGTTCGCTGGATGCCAATGGACACGTTAACAATACAGAGTACCTGCGCTGGTCTCTGGACAGCCTGCGCCCGCTCGGATTCGACCAGAACAAAGTCAAATCCATACGCATAGCCTTTCTTTCTGAAGTATTTGAGGGCAACGTGATAAAACTCATGGACTGCGAAAGCCGGGACGGAGGCTTTGAACTGCTCGGAATAAATGAAACCGAGGACAGAGCGGCTTTCGCACTGCAGATCAAATAA
- a CDS encoding phenylalanine--tRNA ligase subunit alpha, whose product MSDVKSLLQELEGLVPECEARLDQASSLSELEEIRVDLLGRKGRVAKIMSGLPSLPNEDKPVAGKKANEVKAALTDIIEGRQSQLEKAAAAESLSRFDPTMPGRRPPEGSLHPVTLAMDEICDVFIGLGFEVVSGPEVENDWYNFEALNMPPEHPARDMQDTLYISDSILMRTHTSPLQVRTMLANVPPVAAIAPGKVYRRDSDLTHTPMFHQIEGLLVDRNVSMADLRGTLTAFVQQLFGPKTAVRFRPSFFPFTEPSAEVDISCVMCGGKGTVDGKPCRVCKQTGWVEILGCGMIDPNVMKAVDYDTEKFSGFAFGLGIERVAMLKYGIGDLRMFFENDVRFLEQFS is encoded by the coding sequence GTGTCGGACGTAAAGTCCCTGTTACAGGAACTTGAAGGCCTGGTCCCGGAGTGCGAAGCTCGCCTGGATCAGGCTTCTTCTTTGTCTGAACTGGAAGAAATCCGTGTCGATCTGCTTGGCCGCAAAGGCCGCGTTGCAAAGATCATGTCCGGACTGCCCTCTCTTCCGAATGAAGACAAACCAGTAGCAGGTAAAAAAGCAAACGAGGTTAAGGCCGCTCTCACCGACATAATTGAGGGAAGACAGAGCCAGCTTGAAAAAGCAGCTGCCGCTGAGAGCCTTTCACGTTTCGACCCGACCATGCCCGGCCGCAGACCGCCCGAGGGTTCTCTGCACCCGGTTACCCTTGCCATGGATGAAATCTGCGATGTTTTCATCGGGCTGGGCTTTGAAGTAGTCTCAGGACCGGAAGTCGAAAACGACTGGTACAACTTTGAAGCACTGAACATGCCGCCGGAACACCCTGCCCGCGATATGCAGGACACGCTCTACATTTCCGACTCCATACTGATGCGCACCCATACATCTCCTTTGCAGGTACGCACCATGCTGGCCAATGTTCCTCCTGTGGCAGCCATTGCACCGGGAAAGGTCTACCGTCGTGATTCCGACCTGACCCATACCCCGATGTTCCATCAGATCGAAGGTCTTCTGGTTGACCGGAACGTAAGCATGGCCGACCTGCGCGGAACGCTTACCGCGTTCGTGCAGCAGCTTTTCGGCCCCAAAACAGCTGTGCGCTTCCGCCCCAGCTTTTTTCCCTTTACCGAGCCCAGCGCGGAAGTGGACATTTCCTGCGTTATGTGCGGAGGCAAAGGAACCGTGGACGGGAAACCCTGCCGCGTCTGCAAGCAGACTGGATGGGTGGAAATTCTCGGCTGCGGTATGATTGATCCCAATGTTATGAAAGCAGTTGATTACGATACCGAGAAATTCTCCGGTTTCGCTTTCGGACTCGGCATCGAACGTGTGGCCATGCTCAAATACGGCATCGGCGACCTGCGCATGTTCTTTGAAAACGATGTCCGGTTCCTTGAACAGTTTTCCTGA
- the pheT gene encoding phenylalanine--tRNA ligase subunit beta, protein MLLSMQWLREFVPYEGEIQELGDRLTMLGLELEEIFNPFEAIKDIVVGHVVECGKHPEAEKLSICKVDVGEGELLDIVCGAPNVAQGQNVPVAKVGVTMPGGLKIKKAKLRGVKSHGMICSERELELSDSHEGIMVLPEGIKPGAKFTEAMNMEDTVLDLGITPNRADCLSMLGIAREASLAFDIPLTLPKLNLTESGGNANNLLKIEIDDPDICPLYQARILQGAKIAPSPDWIRYRLLSVGVRPISNIVDVTNYILFELGQPLHSFDGDLVKGGKIRVGFAPDGMKFTTLDEQERKLIGSDLLIWDAERPVALAGVMGGMNSEISDNSTNVIIESAVFKPALIRKTARRLALPSEASYRFERGVDQVLNTYAMDRAAQLMSELSGAKVVSGVVKNEPAPWHDRTHKYRHARCNAFLGLELEPEFSKKAFTLMGLDVDDSDSECWKVSTPSYRLDLEREADLYEEVARYYGMDKIPSVLPRISKTFESSVAADTPYGFNRRLKYWGRGVGLHEAINYSFVGDEDLDLLGLPKEGRVNIANPLSEDQNVLRTEIAPGLLGTVRHNIAQGNSHIRIFEIAKKFLKDPESDTETREQSRLGIMLTGSRSKAEWPNEHGDADYLDVKGLVEHLLVSLKLGEAQFSLAEESSYLEPCVKVSLGDREIGIIGMVTPAIADKYHARKEVWMADLNADLLRELVMAHKIQFSSLPVFPPSRRDVTVIGPISLHAETINKAILDLRLPLLESVELVNVFVPEGQDEERNLSFRLTYRHGQKTLTDKAVDKEHAKVLAALEKALPIRF, encoded by the coding sequence ATGCTTTTAAGCATGCAATGGCTGCGGGAGTTCGTTCCTTACGAGGGCGAAATCCAGGAGCTTGGCGACAGGCTGACCATGCTCGGCCTTGAGCTGGAAGAAATTTTCAATCCGTTTGAAGCGATCAAGGACATCGTTGTCGGCCATGTTGTGGAGTGCGGCAAGCACCCCGAAGCCGAAAAACTGTCCATCTGCAAGGTTGATGTTGGTGAAGGCGAGCTTCTCGACATCGTCTGCGGTGCGCCGAACGTGGCGCAGGGCCAGAATGTGCCGGTCGCCAAGGTGGGCGTTACCATGCCCGGCGGTCTCAAGATCAAAAAGGCCAAACTTCGCGGAGTAAAATCACACGGAATGATCTGTTCCGAACGCGAACTTGAACTTTCGGACAGCCATGAAGGCATCATGGTGCTCCCCGAAGGTATTAAGCCTGGCGCAAAATTCACCGAAGCCATGAACATGGAAGACACAGTGCTGGATCTGGGTATCACCCCCAACCGTGCCGACTGCCTGTCCATGCTTGGAATCGCCCGTGAAGCCAGCCTCGCTTTCGATATTCCGCTGACCCTTCCGAAGCTGAACCTTACGGAATCCGGCGGCAATGCCAACAACCTGCTCAAGATCGAAATAGATGATCCGGATATCTGCCCGCTCTATCAGGCCAGAATACTTCAGGGAGCGAAGATCGCGCCCTCTCCGGACTGGATACGCTACCGCCTGCTCTCCGTGGGAGTCCGGCCCATCAGCAATATCGTTGATGTAACCAACTACATACTTTTCGAACTGGGCCAGCCCCTGCACTCTTTTGACGGAGATCTGGTCAAGGGTGGCAAAATCCGTGTGGGCTTCGCACCCGACGGAATGAAGTTCACCACTCTCGACGAGCAGGAACGCAAACTTATCGGTTCCGACCTGCTGATCTGGGATGCGGAACGCCCTGTTGCCCTGGCCGGAGTTATGGGTGGGATGAACTCTGAAATCAGCGACAATTCCACCAACGTCATCATTGAATCCGCTGTGTTCAAACCGGCTTTGATCCGCAAGACGGCCCGCCGTCTGGCACTGCCTTCCGAAGCATCCTACCGTTTCGAACGCGGTGTCGATCAGGTGCTGAACACCTATGCCATGGACCGTGCCGCTCAGCTGATGAGCGAACTGTCCGGAGCAAAAGTGGTTTCCGGGGTGGTCAAAAACGAACCTGCTCCGTGGCATGACCGCACCCACAAGTACCGCCATGCCCGCTGCAACGCATTCCTGGGTCTGGAACTTGAACCGGAATTCAGCAAAAAGGCTTTCACACTTATGGGGCTTGACGTTGACGACTCGGATTCCGAATGCTGGAAGGTAAGCACGCCTTCATACAGGCTCGACCTGGAACGCGAGGCCGACCTTTACGAAGAGGTTGCCCGTTACTACGGCATGGACAAAATTCCATCCGTGCTGCCCCGCATATCCAAAACATTCGAATCCTCCGTTGCGGCTGATACTCCGTACGGCTTCAATCGCCGCCTCAAATACTGGGGACGCGGGGTAGGTCTGCACGAAGCCATCAACTACAGTTTTGTGGGAGATGAGGATCTGGACCTGCTGGGTCTCCCGAAAGAAGGCCGCGTCAACATCGCCAACCCTCTTAGCGAAGACCAGAATGTTCTGCGCACCGAGATCGCTCCCGGTCTGCTCGGCACCGTCAGACACAACATAGCTCAGGGCAACTCGCATATCCGTATTTTTGAGATAGCCAAAAAATTCCTCAAAGACCCGGAATCCGATACCGAGACCAGAGAACAGTCCCGTCTGGGAATAATGCTTACCGGCTCACGCAGCAAGGCCGAATGGCCGAACGAGCACGGCGATGCCGATTATCTTGATGTGAAAGGACTTGTCGAGCATCTGCTGGTCAGCCTTAAACTGGGTGAAGCGCAATTTTCTCTCGCAGAAGAAAGCAGCTACCTCGAACCGTGTGTCAAAGTATCGCTGGGTGACAGGGAAATAGGAATTATCGGAATGGTCACACCGGCCATTGCCGACAAATACCACGCCAGAAAGGAAGTATGGATGGCCGATCTGAATGCTGATCTGCTGCGCGAACTTGTAATGGCGCATAAAATCCAGTTCTCTTCCCTGCCGGTATTTCCGCCCTCCAGACGCGATGTGACCGTTATCGGTCCGATATCCCTGCATGCGGAAACCATCAACAAGGCAATCCTTGATCTCAGACTGCCCCTGCTGGAATCCGTGGAACTGGTCAATGTCTTTGTTCCCGAAGGACAGGACGAGGAACGCAATCTGTCGTTCCGCCTGACCTACCGCCATGGACAGAAGACCCTGACCGACAAGGCTGTAGACAAGGAACACGCAAAAGTTCTTGCTGCCCTTGAAAAAGCTCTTCCGATCAGGTTCTAG
- the shc gene encoding squalene--hopene cyclase → MNKRSAARSQSKAKNSHVVSLLQPKDALKKLMKRFRSLQAPDGYWVFALEADVTIPSEYIMFNRFLGREMDKGLAERLGNYIRAKQMPDGGWPLHDLDGPANISASVKAYMALKMLGDDQNAEHMVRARRIILAKGGAETSNVFTRICLATFGQIPWHCPPAMPVEIVLLPEWFFFHLNKVSYWSRSVIYPLLIIYAKRPVCRLRPEEAVPELFCKPAEEHIHIDKYRDKGWRKNAFILLDRILKRTMHLIPSGINKKAMKFAEKWTREHMSGRGGIGAIYPAMANAVTALHLLGYDESDPDYARGLQAVDDLMIDKFHVPEKSPWEHTVVSAGRDLSAAPELDISPEQGTAGNTRQALCQPCNSPIWDTCLALSAMMEAGEEQKSQSTQQAVDWLWGQQIFFKGDWKSKAPALAGGGWAFQFENTFYPDLDDTAMVLMAFCRAGELERKDRRENFVKGVNWLIGMQSSNGGWAAFDIDNCAEYLNDIPFADHGALLDPPTSDLTARVIELLGVIGYDKSFRPIKEGIEFLKREQEDEGCWFGRWGVNYIYGTWSVLCGLRQAGEDMNSSYVCKAVEWLEKHQNKDGGWGESCLSYNDRNYAGLGESTASQTSWALLGLMAAGRVHSVAVSRGIRYLLDTQKEDGSWDEKYFTGTGFPRVFYLRYHGYSQYFPMWALGVYQRFSAEEDTRQIMMRRKKPLDLGRKW, encoded by the coding sequence ATGAATAAAAGAAGCGCCGCCAGAAGCCAAAGCAAAGCAAAGAACAGCCACGTTGTATCGCTCCTTCAGCCTAAAGACGCACTGAAAAAACTCATGAAAAGGTTCCGCTCCCTGCAGGCACCGGACGGATACTGGGTTTTCGCCCTTGAAGCCGATGTAACCATTCCTTCCGAATACATCATGTTCAACCGTTTTCTCGGCCGCGAAATGGATAAGGGCCTTGCCGAACGGCTGGGCAACTACATTCGCGCAAAACAGATGCCCGATGGAGGCTGGCCGCTGCACGATCTGGACGGACCGGCAAACATAAGCGCATCCGTAAAGGCATACATGGCCCTGAAGATGCTGGGGGATGACCAAAACGCGGAACACATGGTCCGGGCCAGACGTATTATTCTGGCCAAGGGCGGCGCGGAAACATCCAACGTGTTCACCCGCATCTGCCTTGCCACATTCGGACAGATTCCCTGGCACTGCCCGCCGGCCATGCCCGTGGAAATCGTGCTTCTGCCGGAATGGTTCTTTTTCCACCTGAACAAGGTTTCGTACTGGTCCCGCTCGGTTATTTATCCCCTGCTGATCATCTACGCCAAACGCCCGGTGTGCAGGCTGCGGCCGGAAGAGGCGGTGCCGGAACTTTTCTGCAAACCGGCCGAGGAACACATACATATAGATAAGTACCGCGACAAAGGCTGGCGCAAAAACGCATTCATACTTCTGGACCGCATCCTCAAGCGGACGATGCATCTGATTCCGTCCGGCATCAACAAAAAGGCTATGAAATTCGCGGAAAAATGGACCCGCGAACATATGTCCGGCCGCGGCGGCATAGGCGCCATCTATCCGGCCATGGCCAACGCGGTAACCGCTCTGCACCTGCTGGGCTATGATGAATCGGACCCGGACTACGCACGCGGCCTGCAAGCCGTGGACGACCTCATGATTGATAAATTTCACGTGCCCGAGAAATCACCGTGGGAGCATACCGTTGTTTCAGCCGGACGCGACCTGTCCGCAGCCCCGGAACTCGATATTTCACCGGAACAGGGAACTGCAGGCAATACCAGACAGGCTTTGTGCCAACCCTGCAACTCGCCCATATGGGACACCTGCCTGGCTCTTTCGGCAATGATGGAAGCCGGTGAGGAGCAGAAAAGCCAGTCAACACAACAGGCTGTAGACTGGCTCTGGGGCCAGCAGATTTTCTTCAAGGGAGATTGGAAATCCAAGGCCCCTGCCCTTGCTGGCGGAGGATGGGCCTTCCAGTTCGAAAACACATTCTACCCTGATCTGGACGACACGGCCATGGTGCTTATGGCCTTCTGCCGGGCCGGGGAGCTCGAAAGAAAGGACCGGCGTGAAAATTTCGTAAAGGGTGTCAACTGGCTGATCGGCATGCAGTCCTCCAACGGAGGCTGGGCGGCCTTCGACATAGACAACTGCGCCGAGTACCTGAATGACATACCCTTTGCCGACCACGGCGCACTGCTGGACCCGCCCACATCGGACTTGACGGCCAGAGTAATAGAACTGCTGGGAGTAATCGGTTATGACAAAAGCTTCAGGCCGATAAAAGAAGGCATCGAATTCCTCAAACGCGAACAGGAAGACGAAGGCTGCTGGTTCGGTCGCTGGGGAGTCAACTATATTTATGGTACGTGGTCCGTACTCTGCGGGCTTCGCCAGGCAGGAGAGGACATGAACTCATCCTATGTCTGCAAGGCTGTTGAATGGCTTGAAAAACACCAGAACAAAGACGGCGGGTGGGGTGAAAGCTGCCTGAGCTACAATGACCGCAACTACGCAGGCCTTGGCGAATCCACCGCTTCCCAGACATCGTGGGCGCTGCTGGGCCTGATGGCCGCCGGACGGGTGCACAGTGTGGCAGTCAGCCGTGGTATCCGCTATCTGCTGGACACACAGAAAGAAGACGGCAGCTGGGATGAAAAATATTTCACCGGAACCGGTTTCCCGCGCGTGTTCTACCTGCGCTATCACGGATACTCGCAATATTTTCCCATGTGGGCCTTAGGTGTCTACCAGCGTTTTTCAGCCGAAGAAGACACCAGGCAGATAATGATGCGCCGCAAAAAGCCTCTCGATCTCGGGAGGAAATGGTAA
- the rplT gene encoding 50S ribosomal protein L20: MRVKRGIAAKRRHKKYLKMAKGFRGSGSTLYRTARERVERSLCMAYVGRKQRKRQMRNLWIQRINAAARLNGMSYSRLIHGLSAAGVILNRKVLADLAVSDAAAFAKVVETAKAQVN, encoded by the coding sequence ATGAGAGTAAAACGTGGTATTGCCGCTAAGAGGCGTCATAAAAAATATTTGAAGATGGCCAAGGGGTTCCGTGGCTCCGGATCCACCCTTTACCGTACCGCCAGAGAGCGTGTTGAACGCTCGCTCTGCATGGCCTACGTCGGCCGCAAACAGCGCAAACGTCAGATGCGCAATCTCTGGATCCAGCGTATCAACGCTGCAGCACGCCTCAACGGCATGTCCTACAGCCGTCTCATTCACGGGCTGTCCGCTGCCGGTGTGATCCTGAACCGTAAAGTCCTCGCCGATCTGGCCGTAAGCGATGCAGCAGCATTCGCCAAAGTGGTTGAGACCGCTAAAGCTCAGGTAAACTAA
- the rpmI gene encoding 50S ribosomal protein L35 translates to MPKMKTRRGAAKRFTKTGSGKFKRRRQGLRHILTKKNAKRKSRLGQSSTVDSANIGQVRRMLPYS, encoded by the coding sequence ATGCCCAAGATGAAAACAAGAAGAGGCGCAGCCAAGCGTTTCACCAAGACCGGCAGCGGCAAATTCAAACGTCGTCGTCAGGGTCTGCGTCACATTCTTACCAAGAAAAACGCAAAACGTAAGAGCAGACTGGGTCAGAGCTCCACCGTCGACAGTGCCAATATCGGCCAGGTCAGACGTATGCTCCCCTACTCCTAA
- a CDS encoding DUF2059 domain-containing protein — protein MKKFKILVICAFVTAFITANQIPAQAGNDGRMAAAYELIDQAGLIDKFIITCDMMTSKLADQMFKNDPKTAPYSDVLAGALKEAINETLAEPQVQTELKQMFATIYMEEFNEKELKDIAAFYKTPTGKKSLEKLPAVIVKSQQRGQQFAARIIKASLEEKLTAKLEQLQKEGKIPAKKDKKQ, from the coding sequence ATGAAAAAATTCAAAATACTTGTCATCTGTGCATTCGTCACGGCTTTCATAACTGCAAATCAGATTCCTGCCCAGGCCGGAAATGACGGTCGCATGGCCGCTGCATACGAATTGATAGATCAGGCAGGACTGATAGATAAATTTATTATCACATGTGATATGATGACATCGAAGCTGGCCGACCAAATGTTCAAAAACGACCCCAAAACCGCTCCATACAGTGATGTTCTTGCAGGGGCGCTTAAGGAAGCGATAAATGAAACTTTAGCCGAACCACAGGTGCAAACCGAACTTAAACAAATGTTTGCCACAATCTACATGGAAGAATTTAACGAGAAGGAATTAAAAGACATTGCCGCTTTCTATAAAACCCCTACCGGCAAAAAAAGTTTGGAAAAATTACCAGCTGTAATTGTAAAATCACAGCAAAGAGGACAGCAGTTTGCCGCAAGGATTATAAAAGCGTCCTTGGAAGAAAAACTTACCGCCAAGCTGGAACAATTACAGAAAGAAGGGAAAATTCCCGCGAAAAAAGACAAGAAACAATAG
- the thrS gene encoding threonine--tRNA ligase — protein MQVAGKELEVQQGALCGEVLREALSKKQFKNVVVAKCGDTLLDLTATVPADCTVLEPVMGDSDEGLAVIRHSTAHLMAEAVKKLFPAAKVTIGPAIANGFYYDFDYERPFTPEDLEAIEAEMLRRVGADEEFSCEVLSSGDAISKFGGMGEDYKVELINDLGADVVSVYTNGDFSDLCRGPHVARTGMIKAFKLLSVAGAYWRGDEHRQQLQRIYGTAFADPKALKKHLNQLEEAKKRDHRKLGTQLDLFSVSPEVGAGMIIWHPKGALIRAIIEDFERKEHLKRGYQFVQGPLILKRELWERSGHYDNYRENMYFTEIDEQSYGIKPMNCLSHMLVFKSRLRSYRDMPQRYFELGVVHRHEKSGVLHGLLRVRSFTQDDAHLICRPDQLRDEIIGVAKFVGDVMNLFGFEYEAEISTRPEKAIGSDEDWERATNALTDALNEMGLEYSINEGDGAFYGPKIDIIIKDALERRWQCATIQCDFTLPDRFDLSYVGEDGERHRPVMLHRVILGSIERFIGVLLEHTGGALPAWLSPVQAKILTVTDAQNEFAQKVLHFLQEKGIRAEVDDRNEKLGYKVREAQLEKIPFMLVVGDKEVAAESVNVRARDGEDPGLKSLDDAAELISTAIDEPFKRGGMSYSFSERR, from the coding sequence ATGCAAGTTGCAGGTAAAGAACTTGAGGTTCAGCAGGGTGCGCTTTGCGGCGAGGTTCTCCGGGAGGCCTTGTCCAAAAAGCAGTTCAAGAACGTTGTAGTCGCCAAATGCGGTGACACTCTTCTTGACCTGACCGCCACCGTGCCTGCCGACTGTACCGTCCTTGAACCGGTCATGGGTGACTCTGACGAAGGACTTGCCGTCATCCGCCATTCCACTGCCCACCTTATGGCTGAAGCGGTAAAAAAACTTTTTCCCGCAGCCAAGGTAACTATCGGACCGGCGATAGCAAACGGTTTTTACTACGATTTTGACTACGAACGCCCCTTCACTCCCGAAGATCTGGAAGCGATTGAAGCGGAAATGCTGCGCCGAGTAGGTGCGGACGAAGAATTTTCCTGCGAAGTTCTCTCCAGCGGAGATGCCATCAGCAAATTCGGAGGTATGGGCGAAGACTACAAGGTTGAACTGATCAACGACCTGGGTGCGGACGTAGTATCCGTATACACCAACGGTGATTTTTCAGACCTCTGCCGCGGTCCCCACGTAGCCCGCACCGGGATGATCAAGGCATTCAAACTGCTTTCCGTAGCCGGTGCATACTGGCGCGGGGATGAACACCGCCAGCAGTTGCAGCGCATCTACGGCACGGCTTTCGCCGACCCCAAGGCGCTGAAAAAACACCTGAACCAGCTTGAAGAAGCCAAAAAACGCGACCACCGCAAACTCGGCACTCAGCTGGACCTGTTCTCCGTAAGCCCCGAAGTCGGAGCCGGAATGATCATCTGGCATCCCAAAGGCGCGCTCATCCGCGCTATCATCGAAGACTTCGAGCGTAAGGAACACCTCAAACGCGGCTACCAGTTCGTACAGGGCCCGCTCATTCTCAAGAGAGAACTCTGGGAACGCTCCGGTCACTACGACAACTACCGCGAAAACATGTATTTCACTGAGATTGATGAGCAGTCATACGGCATCAAGCCCATGAACTGCCTCTCTCACATGCTGGTATTCAAATCCAGACTTCGCAGCTACCGCGACATGCCCCAGCGCTATTTTGAACTGGGGGTCGTGCATCGCCACGAGAAATCCGGCGTTCTGCACGGGCTGCTGCGCGTGCGCTCCTTCACTCAGGATGACGCGCACCTCATCTGCCGCCCTGACCAGCTCAGGGACGAAATTATCGGAGTTGCTAAATTCGTCGGCGATGTAATGAACCTGTTCGGATTTGAATATGAAGCCGAAATCAGCACCAGGCCGGAAAAGGCCATCGGTTCTGACGAGGATTGGGAAAGAGCTACAAACGCTCTCACTGACGCACTCAATGAAATGGGACTGGAATATTCCATCAATGAGGGCGACGGTGCTTTCTACGGACCGAAAATCGACATCATCATAAAAGATGCACTTGAACGTCGCTGGCAATGTGCTACAATCCAGTGTGATTTTACCTTGCCAGATCGGTTCGACTTGAGCTATGTGGGCGAGGATGGTGAACGTCACAGACCTGTAATGTTGCATCGGGTCATTCTGGGATCCATCGAACGCTTCATCGGTGTTCTGCTTGAACATACCGGCGGAGCACTGCCTGCCTGGCTTTCCCCCGTTCAGGCAAAAATACTCACAGTCACCGACGCACAGAATGAATTTGCACAAAAAGTCTTGCACTTTCTGCAGGAAAAAGGCATTCGTGCCGAGGTCGACGACCGAAATGAAAAACTGGGCTACAAAGTACGGGAGGCCCAGCTTGAAAAAATCCCGTTCATGTTGGTAGTTGGCGACAAAGAAGTCGCAGCGGAATCGGTCAACGTAAGGGCCCGCGACGGGGAAGACCCCGGACTCAAGTCTCTTGATGATGCGGCAGAGCTTATTTCGACCGCCATTGATGAACCATTCAAACGCGGAGGCATGAGCTATAGCTTTTCAGAGAGACGGTAG